CTACCGGACTCCCAGATAGATACTTCAGATATCAAAGAGTGGTCTGATGAAGATTTTTCCAAGGCAGTACCTTTTCATGATATCTACAAGCCCAGGAAGGAGCAGATAACAACCCGTATTGATGCGGATATTCTGCTTTGGTTGAAAAGCCATGGGAAAGGTTATCAAACTCTGATGAACGATCTTTTGAGAAAAGAAATGATTGAAGAATGTCGGAAACAAGAGGTCAATTAGTTTCTCTACTTTCTTATTATGGCGGAGTGGTTCGAACAGTTTATCCATTGAAAGGGCAGGATATTAATTTAGCAGAATGACAGGTACAACTCATTTCTTATGACTCTTCATTTTCAATTCTACCGGGTATCAACTACCGGATAGAATAGAAATTTAATATCGTAACAAAGAGGCTGCAGCAGTCAGGCCGTTGGCCTGCAGCTGAGCCGGATGTTACGACTGTTGATTTTTCCCACTAGATTAGTGTACTTGTTTCTGATTCGGAGGATCTCAATATCCAGAACGGTCTCTTGTCAATAATGGCCGGTTCATAGTCAAACTGTCTTTCTATAAAGCTAAGGTTTCCTAAATGAATCTACCAGGAGAAACCTGGAAAATATCAGAAAGTTCATGAGCTATTGCTTTACTGATTCCTCTCGAGCCTCTTTCCATAGCTGAAATATTCTGTTTGGCAATACCAAGTTTCTCACCTAATTCAGTTTGGCTCAAACCATTTCTTTTTCTATAGCGTTTAAGGACCTGCCCAGGTTTTGAAATGTTTGCTCTCTCTCTATACCAGGCTGTTTCTCTTATATCCACAAGCTCATCATCATTGTTGATGATCTCTACTTTACTATAATTATCTGTAAGAAACTTAATGAGCTTCTCCGGAATTTCTTCTGCATTAATCTCAATATGGGGCTTTTTCACGACTGCCAACATAATACACCTCCAATTCTAACCGATCATCACTGAGAACTCTCCAGCACGCGACCCACCGGTAATCCAAGTGACAGTGGAATTCAGTCTTATTCTCATTTAGTGAGCTGAAGTTCCTCCATCCTTTCTGGATCGGTCCTAACGCTCTTAGGTCTTCAACAAGGTCAAAGAAATCATCTTGTCTTGCTGATGGCATCTTTCTGACACTTTTCAAAACTCTGTTTTTAATCTCTACCTTGTACACTATTAAATAGTAATACATATTAGATTACTTGTAAATACCGGAATTTATTAGATTGGTACAACAAGGAAAAGATACGATAAATATTAGAAGCTATCAAACCTCATTTAGGGTTTCGGGGGAGGATTCCCCCTTTGTTTAAATGATATTTGATTATAAATAATTGAGGCTGTCCCATAACTTATGAGACAGCCCCTTTTTTTAACTTTTAAAGATTTACTTTATCAATATAAATTCGACTCGTCTGTTTTTCCATCTGTTCTGCTCATCGCTATGAGGAACGACAGGTCTATAACCACCG
This is a stretch of genomic DNA from Oceanispirochaeta sp.. It encodes these proteins:
- a CDS encoding helix-turn-helix transcriptional regulator, yielding MLAVVKKPHIEINAEEIPEKLIKFLTDNYSKVEIINNDDELVDIRETAWYRERANISKPGQVLKRYRKRNGLSQTELGEKLGIAKQNISAMERGSRGISKAIAHELSDIFQVSPGRFI
- a CDS encoding BrnA antitoxin family protein; this encodes MKQDSGFSPMDEDTKARLAALADLPDSQIDTSDIKEWSDEDFSKAVPFHDIYKPRKEQITTRIDADILLWLKSHGKGYQTLMNDLLRKEMIEECRKQEVN